The Opitutales bacterium ASA1 genome window below encodes:
- a CDS encoding efflux RND transporter periplasmic adaptor subunit — protein MSRKILFALLGIAAVAAAVLVPRYFSRQQAAREPAAEARPAGPQGGPRGPQAVRVIVHRVEPRNLAEKITASGTILANESIELRSEISGKIVAIGFEEGGRVSKGDLLVKINDSELQAQLRQTLHRIDLARTRVERQEQLLAQGSVAQDAFDSAANEVRVLEAGADLIRAQLEKTEIRAPFSGQIGLRMVSVGGYITPTTPIATLKDIDRLKIDFSVSERHVERLHSGSPITFTVSGSAERFSGEVFAIEPGVDVQTRSVLLRAYATNTGGRLLPGAFASVEVTLDEIPDAILVPTNAIIPGLDQRSLFVVEDGRARLRTVETGVRLDREIQIVSGLAPGEVVVTTGLLQLRNGTPVEPLDS, from the coding sequence ATGTCCCGCAAGATCCTCTTCGCCCTCCTCGGAATCGCCGCCGTGGCCGCCGCCGTCCTCGTGCCTCGGTACTTCTCACGCCAACAGGCCGCCCGCGAGCCCGCCGCCGAAGCCCGCCCCGCAGGCCCGCAAGGCGGCCCCCGCGGCCCTCAAGCCGTGCGCGTGATCGTGCACCGCGTGGAACCACGCAACCTCGCCGAGAAGATAACCGCCAGCGGCACGATCCTCGCCAACGAGTCCATCGAGCTGCGCAGCGAGATCTCCGGCAAGATCGTCGCGATCGGCTTCGAAGAGGGCGGCCGCGTATCGAAGGGCGACTTGTTGGTGAAGATCAACGACAGTGAACTACAGGCCCAACTCCGCCAGACGCTCCATCGCATCGATCTGGCCCGCACACGCGTCGAACGGCAGGAGCAGTTGCTCGCCCAAGGAAGCGTCGCCCAAGACGCCTTCGACTCCGCCGCCAACGAGGTGCGTGTGCTCGAAGCCGGGGCCGACCTCATCCGCGCCCAACTCGAGAAGACCGAGATCCGCGCCCCTTTCTCCGGACAGATCGGTCTGCGCATGGTCAGCGTCGGTGGCTACATCACCCCGACGACGCCCATCGCCACGCTCAAGGACATCGACCGACTCAAGATCGACTTCTCCGTGAGCGAGCGTCACGTCGAGCGGCTCCACTCCGGCAGCCCGATCACGTTCACGGTCTCCGGCAGCGCCGAACGCTTCTCCGGCGAAGTCTTCGCCATCGAACCGGGAGTCGACGTGCAGACGCGCTCGGTGCTCCTGCGCGCCTACGCCACCAACACCGGCGGGCGTCTCCTGCCCGGCGCGTTCGCCTCCGTCGAGGTAACCCTCGACGAGATCCCCGATGCCATCCTCGTGCCCACCAACGCCATCATTCCCGGCCTCGACCAACGCTCGCTCTTCGTGGTCGAAGACGGCCGCGCGCGGCTACGCACCGTCGAGACCGGCGTCCGCCTCGACCGCGAGATCCAGATCGTCTCCGGCCTCGCGCCCGGCGAAGTCGTGGTCACGACCGGTCTCCTCCAACTGCGCAACGGCACGCCCGTCGAACCGCTCGATTCCTGA
- a CDS encoding HAD-IA family hydrolase: MDIAFPDRDYAGYIFDLDGTLIDSMPAHFEAWTAGLLQAGFTHGFPEELFYSLGGVPTAKIVSLLNERHGTSLDPLAVALAKEEIFFTLIDKVPLIEPVVAFARAKHAAGVPVSIASGGMKHVVQRALAGHALEGLFSIVVTPEQVEHGKPAPDMFLLAAEKMGVPPQECLVFEDAEMGRRAAVAAGMDYVLVPSRDSGPVQQRRATEG; encoded by the coding sequence ATGGACATCGCATTTCCCGACCGGGACTACGCCGGATACATCTTCGACCTCGATGGGACGCTCATCGATTCCATGCCGGCGCATTTCGAGGCGTGGACGGCGGGCCTGCTGCAGGCTGGTTTCACGCACGGGTTTCCCGAGGAGTTGTTCTATTCTCTCGGCGGCGTGCCGACGGCGAAGATCGTGAGCCTGCTCAACGAGCGCCACGGAACTTCGCTCGATCCGCTCGCGGTCGCGCTGGCGAAGGAGGAGATCTTCTTCACGCTGATCGACAAGGTGCCCCTGATCGAGCCGGTCGTCGCGTTCGCCCGGGCGAAACATGCGGCGGGCGTTCCCGTCTCGATCGCTTCGGGTGGTATGAAGCACGTCGTGCAGCGAGCACTCGCAGGGCACGCGTTGGAGGGCCTTTTCTCGATCGTCGTCACGCCGGAGCAGGTGGAACACGGCAAGCCGGCCCCGGACATGTTCCTGCTCGCGGCGGAGAAGATGGGCGTGCCGCCACAGGAGTGTCTCGTCTTCGAGGACGCGGAAATGGGCCGGCGAGCAGCGGTGGCCGCGGGTATGGACTACGTGCTGGTGCCGAGCCGCGACTCCGGGCCGGTGCAGCAGCGTCGCGCGACGGAAGGGTGA
- the hisC_2 gene encoding histidinol-phosphate transaminase, whose protein sequence is MKTTEGSLPALSDLARPEVLTQPVYEPGKPIEDVARELGLDPGSIIKLASNENPLGASPAALEAASRALRSLELYPDGGAVRLRAKLARKLGLAPEQIAVGNGSNEILELLGHVFLGPGVEAVMGAPAFAVYKLVTLLFGGRVVEVPLVNHRHDLDALRAAVTDRTRLVFLPSPNNPTGTANDEAEILGFARSLPPHVVFVYDEAYAEYMENPPDLRPLIAEGRPVVCLRTFSKIYGLAGLRLGYGYGSREMIALLQRVRQPFNVNAVALAAGEAALDDVDFVARSCASNTAGLAQLEAGFAELGLEFVPSVANFVTVKVGAGAEVFARLQAAGVIVRPMGGYGMPEWVRVSVGTREQNDRLLAELARILHQAKGAGAARAAREA, encoded by the coding sequence ATGAAAACCACGGAAGGCAGTCTGCCGGCGTTGTCCGATCTCGCGCGCCCGGAGGTGTTGACCCAACCCGTCTACGAGCCCGGGAAACCGATCGAAGACGTCGCCCGCGAACTCGGCCTCGATCCCGGTTCGATCATCAAGCTCGCCTCCAACGAGAACCCTCTCGGTGCGTCCCCGGCGGCGTTGGAGGCGGCGAGCCGAGCCTTGCGTTCGCTCGAGCTCTACCCCGACGGCGGCGCGGTGCGGTTGCGGGCGAAACTGGCCCGCAAGCTCGGGCTCGCACCCGAGCAGATCGCGGTCGGCAACGGCTCCAACGAGATCCTCGAGCTCCTCGGCCACGTCTTCCTCGGTCCCGGCGTGGAGGCCGTGATGGGCGCACCGGCGTTCGCCGTCTACAAGCTCGTGACCCTGCTCTTCGGCGGCCGCGTGGTGGAGGTGCCCTTGGTGAACCACCGGCACGATCTCGATGCTCTGCGTGCGGCGGTGACGGATCGCACGCGCTTGGTGTTTCTGCCGAGCCCCAACAATCCCACGGGCACCGCGAACGACGAGGCGGAGATCCTCGGCTTCGCGCGCTCGCTCCCGCCGCACGTGGTGTTCGTCTACGACGAGGCCTACGCGGAGTATATGGAAAACCCGCCGGACCTGCGGCCGTTGATCGCCGAAGGCCGGCCCGTGGTCTGCCTGCGCACCTTCTCGAAGATCTACGGGCTGGCGGGTTTGCGGCTGGGCTACGGTTACGGCTCGCGCGAGATGATCGCGCTGCTGCAGCGCGTGCGGCAGCCGTTCAACGTCAACGCCGTCGCCCTCGCGGCGGGCGAAGCGGCGCTGGACGACGTGGATTTCGTGGCGCGTAGTTGCGCTTCGAATACGGCGGGCCTCGCGCAGCTCGAAGCGGGTTTCGCCGAGCTGGGGCTCGAGTTCGTGCCGAGCGTGGCGAACTTCGTGACCGTGAAGGTCGGGGCGGGCGCGGAGGTGTTCGCGCGGTTGCAGGCGGCGGGCGTCATCGTGCGTCCGATGGGCGGCTACGGCATGCCGGAGTGGGTGCGTGTCTCGGTCGGCACGCGCGAGCAGAACGACAGGCTGCTCGCGGAACTCGCACGAATCCTGCATCAAGCGAAAGGAGCGGGCGCGGCTCGGGCGGCCCGCGAGGCATGA
- a CDS encoding hemolysin family protein: MILSWNEIVVAAVSIFGLVLLNAVFVAAEFSIVKLRFTRFQTGEIERARRAARLARLLGNLGLTLKIVRLGVTVCTIGLGFVLAPLVLTITSRYGLSLGHWAATLALVGSFGLAVAVMFGVGELVPRALALQFPVKTLSWSSWFIAAFRPFAGPLLGVLDWMSGRVLRAFSIDSSVDLNLLDVEAQIRSLVSGGEELPPFAEKLLHNVLEMRKRVAQDILLPRRGVVFLDVFDSAATNLELARKSGHTRFPLCEGDLDHCIGLIHIKDIFRTGEEPQRLDLRKHRRDILRLAADEPLELVLQRMLKQRVHFALVIDDFGGAIGAVTLENVLEELVGDILDEFDKEEALIRPSDDGLYLIDGLAALHDVNESLGVELDTTEVSTFGGYITNTLGAMPKAGEPFRLGPLEVEVVQMNERRIVLARVRVVDTKSEEVDEAEDEVSA; this comes from the coding sequence ATGATCCTTTCCTGGAACGAAATCGTCGTCGCGGCCGTCTCGATCTTCGGGCTGGTCCTGCTCAACGCCGTGTTCGTGGCGGCGGAGTTCAGCATCGTGAAGCTGCGCTTCACGCGCTTTCAGACGGGCGAGATCGAGCGCGCGCGACGGGCGGCCCGACTGGCGCGTCTGCTCGGCAACCTCGGGCTCACGCTCAAGATCGTGCGCCTCGGCGTGACGGTCTGCACCATCGGGCTGGGCTTCGTCCTCGCGCCGCTGGTGCTCACGATCACCTCGCGCTATGGGCTGTCGCTCGGACATTGGGCGGCCACGCTCGCGCTCGTGGGGAGTTTCGGATTGGCGGTCGCCGTCATGTTCGGCGTGGGAGAACTCGTGCCGCGCGCGCTCGCGCTGCAGTTTCCCGTAAAGACGTTGAGTTGGTCTTCGTGGTTCATCGCGGCATTCCGGCCCTTCGCGGGACCGCTGCTCGGCGTACTCGACTGGATGTCGGGGCGGGTCTTGCGGGCGTTCTCGATCGACTCCTCGGTGGACCTCAACCTCCTCGACGTGGAGGCGCAGATCCGCTCGCTCGTGAGTGGAGGCGAGGAGTTGCCGCCGTTCGCCGAGAAGCTGCTGCACAACGTCCTGGAGATGCGCAAACGCGTGGCGCAGGACATTCTGCTGCCGCGCCGCGGCGTGGTTTTCCTCGACGTCTTCGATTCGGCCGCGACCAACCTCGAGCTCGCGCGCAAGTCCGGGCACACGCGATTTCCGCTGTGCGAGGGCGACCTCGATCACTGCATCGGTCTCATCCACATCAAGGACATCTTCCGTACCGGCGAGGAGCCGCAGCGCCTCGATCTGCGTAAGCACCGGCGCGACATCCTACGCCTCGCCGCGGACGAGCCGTTGGAACTGGTGCTGCAACGCATGCTCAAGCAGCGCGTGCACTTCGCGCTCGTGATCGACGACTTCGGCGGCGCGATCGGAGCGGTGACGTTGGAGAACGTGTTGGAGGAGCTGGTGGGCGACATCCTCGACGAGTTCGACAAGGAGGAAGCTCTCATCCGGCCCTCGGACGATGGGCTCTACCTGATCGACGGTCTGGCCGCGCTGCACGACGTGAACGAATCGCTCGGTGTCGAACTCGACACCACGGAGGTATCGACGTTCGGCGGCTACATCACCAACACGCTCGGGGCGATGCCGAAGGCGGGCGAGCCGTTTCGCCTCGGTCCGCTCGAAGTCGAAGTGGTGCAGATGAACGAACGCCGCATCGTGCTCGCGCGTGTCCGGGTCGTGGATACGAAGAGCGAAGAGGTCGACGAGGCGGAGGACGAAGTCTCGGCCTGA
- a CDS encoding NUDIX hydrolase has product MRRAPLLQLLRAYSPFDDTDAACRNRFAAFVSAHPDCFERSLAVGHVTGSAWIVDATGTRVLLTHHRKLGIWVQPGGHADGENDLVSVALREAVEETGLADLVPAFDGIFDLDIHGIPARGDTPAHEHFDVRFAFRCTGAEDYVVSAESHDLAWVALDELEGRTREPSMLRMREKWLGLATAAG; this is encoded by the coding sequence ATGCGACGAGCCCCCCTCCTCCAACTCCTGCGCGCGTATTCACCGTTCGACGACACCGACGCCGCCTGCCGCAACCGCTTCGCCGCCTTCGTCTCCGCGCACCCGGATTGCTTCGAACGCTCGCTCGCCGTCGGTCACGTCACCGGCTCCGCGTGGATCGTCGACGCCACCGGCACCCGCGTCCTCCTCACCCACCACCGCAAACTCGGCATCTGGGTCCAACCGGGCGGCCATGCCGACGGCGAAAACGACCTCGTCTCCGTCGCCTTGCGTGAAGCCGTAGAAGAAACCGGCCTCGCCGATCTCGTGCCCGCTTTCGACGGCATCTTCGACCTCGACATCCACGGCATACCGGCGCGCGGAGACACGCCCGCGCACGAGCATTTCGACGTCCGCTTCGCCTTCCGCTGCACCGGCGCCGAGGACTACGTGGTGAGCGCAGAATCGCACGATCTCGCCTGGGTCGCGCTCGACGAACTGGAGGGTCGCACCCGTGAACCCTCGATGCTCCGCATGCGCGAGAAATGGCTCGGACTGGCCACCGCGGCCGGTTGA
- the dinB_2 gene encoding DNA polymerase IV has protein sequence MRRIVHLDMDCFYAAIEVRDDPRLRGQPVAVGGARDRRGVLTTCNYEARKFGVRSAMPTWMALRKCPHLIVVPVRSEVYRRESARIRALMLEYTSRIEPLSLDEAYLDVSSHARPAAELAAELRRRIHRTTGLTASAGIGPNKLLAKIASDWNKPDGQHEVRLEEVDTFMRPLSVRRIWGIGHVAAAKLEAIGVRTCGEMQALPLWRLQELFGRFGQELFHLCRGEDDRPVEPDRERKSLATERTYAHDLHTLAECHERLAALHAELVADLHKHAEARRVTGVFAKLKFSDFAQTTVARTGVAPELEVFRTLVAEGFGRSGRPVRLLGLGVRFAEESAEEETQLELPLSC, from the coding sequence ATGCGCCGGATCGTTCACCTCGACATGGATTGCTTCTACGCCGCGATCGAAGTGCGCGACGACCCGCGGCTGCGCGGCCAACCCGTCGCCGTGGGCGGTGCGCGGGATCGCCGCGGGGTGTTGACCACCTGCAACTACGAAGCGCGCAAGTTCGGCGTCCGCTCCGCCATGCCCACCTGGATGGCCCTCCGCAAATGCCCGCACCTGATCGTCGTCCCGGTGCGCTCCGAAGTCTATCGGCGCGAGTCCGCCCGCATCCGCGCCCTCATGCTCGAATACACCTCGCGCATCGAACCGCTCTCGCTCGACGAAGCCTACCTCGACGTCTCCTCCCACGCGCGCCCCGCCGCCGAACTCGCCGCCGAGTTGCGCCGCCGCATCCACCGCACGACCGGCCTCACCGCCTCCGCCGGCATCGGCCCGAACAAACTCCTGGCCAAGATCGCGAGCGACTGGAACAAGCCCGACGGCCAACACGAGGTCCGTCTCGAGGAAGTGGATACGTTCATGCGTCCGCTCTCCGTCCGCCGTATCTGGGGCATCGGCCACGTCGCCGCCGCGAAGCTCGAAGCGATCGGCGTGCGCACCTGCGGCGAGATGCAGGCGCTCCCGCTCTGGCGGTTGCAGGAGTTGTTCGGCCGCTTCGGGCAAGAGTTGTTTCACCTCTGCCGCGGCGAAGACGATCGCCCCGTCGAACCCGACCGCGAACGCAAGTCGCTCGCCACCGAACGCACTTACGCGCACGATCTGCACACGCTCGCCGAGTGCCACGAACGCCTCGCCGCGCTGCACGCCGAACTCGTCGCCGACCTGCACAAACACGCCGAGGCGCGCCGCGTCACCGGCGTGTTCGCGAAGCTGAAGTTCTCCGACTTCGCGCAGACGACCGTCGCGCGCACCGGTGTCGCGCCGGAGCTGGAGGTGTTTCGCACGCTCGTCGCCGAAGGCTTCGGTCGGAGCGGCCGGCCCGTGCGTCTGCTCGGCCTCGGCGTGCGCTTCGCCGAAGAGTCCGCCGAAGAAGAGACGCAATTGGAACTCCCGCTCTCGTGCTGA
- a CDS encoding TrmH family RNA methyltransferase encodes MLSKTRFHDLVQYTRKKTRAETGRFFVEGWRMLEEALALPTPPLLVLSVPDAPRSPRETALLERARGVAHECVEIDAGRLARLTDNVQAPGVAALVEWSPVAIDRLVRSLPRAGDALILALDRVADPGNAGTIVRTADWFGASGVVLGAGSVEPSNPKVVRSTMGSLFHLPVATSDNLGESIAALRESGCVSVGAALEGEDLRDFTWPERCALVIGNEANGIDPTLLARLDHRVRIPGYGRAESLNAAVAAALLAADWRRQRERRG; translated from the coding sequence GTGCTTTCCAAGACGCGTTTCCACGATCTCGTGCAGTACACCCGCAAGAAGACCCGCGCGGAGACGGGGCGGTTCTTCGTCGAGGGCTGGCGCATGCTGGAGGAAGCGTTGGCACTCCCGACTCCGCCGCTGCTCGTGCTGAGCGTGCCGGATGCGCCGAGGTCGCCGCGCGAGACGGCCTTGTTGGAACGGGCGCGCGGCGTGGCGCACGAGTGTGTGGAGATCGACGCGGGTCGATTGGCGCGGTTGACGGACAACGTGCAAGCGCCGGGAGTCGCGGCTCTCGTGGAGTGGAGTCCGGTGGCGATCGATCGTCTCGTGCGGTCACTGCCGCGGGCGGGCGATGCGTTGATCTTGGCGCTGGACCGCGTGGCGGATCCGGGCAACGCGGGGACGATCGTGCGGACGGCGGATTGGTTCGGCGCGAGCGGCGTCGTGCTCGGAGCGGGTAGCGTGGAACCGAGCAACCCGAAGGTCGTGCGGTCGACGATGGGTTCGTTGTTTCACCTGCCCGTGGCGACGAGCGACAATCTCGGCGAAAGCATCGCGGCGTTGCGCGAGAGCGGCTGCGTCTCAGTCGGTGCCGCGCTCGAAGGCGAGGACCTGCGGGATTTCACGTGGCCGGAGCGGTGCGCGCTCGTGATCGGCAACGAGGCCAACGGCATCGATCCGACGTTGCTCGCGCGCCTCGATCACCGGGTCCGTATTCCGGGTTACGGTCGAGCGGAATCGCTCAACGCCGCGGTGGCGGCAGCCCTCTTGGCGGCCGACTGGCGGCGGCAGCGCGAGCGCCGCGGCTGA
- a CDS encoding DNA methylase, which yields MPAPRRKVRSQPDAAARFVRELLDFKEFNRSSIATELRAAGGAIVPVVVNEFWTAKQRAAHSLHEVSYRACFKPALPHFFVQRLTAPGDLVYDPFMGRGTTLVEAMLLGRRTAGCDVSPVARVFAEPRLDPPSVGEAQRRIDALTLEWTGEVWEELLVFYHPQTLRELTALRQYFLERERTGALDSVDRWLRMVAVNRLTGHSPGFFSVYTLPPNQAVSLDSQRRINKQREQTPPYRDVRALLARKSRQLLGDPVPELARGLPPPILMEVSSDATPMLEDGCVDLVVTSPPFLDVVDYATDNWLRAWFCGHDTKATPLWQFRKLDDWAAGMLRVFRELHRVLRPGGWLAFEVGEVKGGKVRLEETAFAIGAEAGLEPVVVMINDQNFTKTANCWGVTNATKGTNTNRVVVFRRAGA from the coding sequence ATGCCCGCTCCACGACGCAAGGTCCGCTCCCAACCCGATGCCGCGGCGCGCTTCGTGCGCGAACTGCTCGATTTCAAGGAGTTCAACCGCTCCAGCATCGCGACCGAATTGCGCGCGGCGGGCGGAGCGATCGTGCCGGTCGTGGTCAACGAGTTCTGGACCGCGAAGCAGCGGGCTGCGCACAGCCTGCACGAAGTGTCGTATCGGGCGTGCTTCAAGCCGGCGTTGCCGCATTTCTTCGTCCAGCGGCTCACCGCGCCGGGCGATCTCGTCTACGATCCGTTCATGGGGCGGGGCACGACGCTGGTCGAGGCCATGCTGCTCGGTCGGCGCACGGCCGGTTGCGACGTGAGTCCGGTGGCGCGGGTGTTCGCGGAGCCTCGGCTCGATCCACCGTCCGTCGGTGAGGCTCAGCGTCGAATCGATGCGCTGACTCTGGAATGGACGGGCGAGGTGTGGGAAGAGCTGCTCGTGTTTTATCATCCGCAGACGCTTCGCGAGCTGACGGCCCTGCGGCAGTATTTCCTGGAGCGTGAACGCACGGGGGCGCTCGACTCGGTCGATCGGTGGCTGCGCATGGTGGCCGTCAACCGTCTCACTGGGCACTCGCCGGGATTCTTTTCCGTCTACACCCTTCCGCCCAACCAAGCGGTGTCGCTCGATTCGCAGCGGCGGATCAACAAACAGCGCGAGCAGACGCCACCGTACCGCGACGTCCGTGCGCTGTTGGCCCGCAAGTCGCGGCAACTGCTCGGCGACCCCGTCCCGGAGCTCGCGCGTGGATTGCCGCCGCCGATACTGATGGAGGTCTCGAGCGACGCCACGCCCATGCTCGAAGACGGATGCGTGGACCTCGTCGTGACCTCGCCGCCGTTTCTCGACGTGGTGGACTACGCGACCGACAACTGGTTGCGCGCGTGGTTCTGCGGGCACGACACGAAGGCCACGCCACTGTGGCAGTTCCGCAAACTCGACGACTGGGCCGCCGGCATGCTGCGCGTGTTTCGCGAGTTGCACCGCGTCCTGCGTCCGGGCGGATGGCTCGCCTTCGAGGTGGGCGAGGTCAAGGGCGGCAAAGTGCGGCTGGAGGAAACGGCCTTCGCCATCGGTGCCGAGGCCGGCCTCGAGCCGGTGGTGGTCATGATCAACGACCAGAACTTCACCAAGACCGCGAACTGTTGGGGCGTGACCAACGCCACCAAGGGCACGAACACCAATCGCGTGGTCGTCTTCCGACGCGCCGGCGCGTGA
- a CDS encoding VOC family protein — protein sequence MKTNAIAWFELLTSDFARAKSFYETILATKLVDADMEGYRMSMFPFDMEKGIGGAITQMEGHKPGAGGTVVYLNVEGDLDGVLARVPEAGGKVVRPRMAIPPHGFIGIIEDTEGNVVGLHSMT from the coding sequence ATGAAGACGAACGCAATCGCTTGGTTCGAACTGCTCACCTCCGACTTCGCACGCGCGAAATCGTTCTACGAAACCATCCTCGCCACCAAACTCGTCGACGCCGACATGGAGGGCTATCGCATGAGCATGTTTCCCTTCGACATGGAGAAGGGCATCGGCGGTGCGATCACGCAGATGGAAGGCCACAAGCCCGGTGCCGGTGGCACAGTCGTCTATCTCAACGTCGAAGGCGACCTGGACGGCGTGCTGGCCCGAGTCCCCGAAGCCGGAGGCAAGGTGGTGCGTCCACGCATGGCCATCCCGCCGCACGGCTTCATCGGCATAATCGAGGACACCGAAGGCAACGTCGTCGGCCTGCACAGCATGACCTGA
- a CDS encoding methyl-accepting chemotaxis protein translates to MHSNDGPSSPLTKMPTQSQQRFSRLTIKSRLTFGFALVPAIMVGLITVGVLRVNSISESLEVINDVNSVKQRYAINFRGSVHDRAISLRDVVLVREGPGTDRALREIEDLTAAYTASAVPLDAIFDSGANVSDQERTLLADIKEIESRTLPLIERVVAEQKVGNSAAAHALLMDQAAPAFVTWLARINKFIDYQEAANRAESTVARANADGFQRLMLVLCASSIVMAAAVGYFIVRSIVRPMQAGVEFAEALAKGDLTRSLANDSRDEIGQLAAALDRMGGHLHHTFDKLGSDAEMLTSAAQGLATGSERLTVDAEATATQANRVAQAAAEVSKNVSSVASASEEMTATIREVAKQASDAAAVARRAEEIAGRTNATIDKLGSSSVAIGQVIKVINSIAERTNLLALNATIEAARAGEAGKGFAVVAHEVKELARQTATATHEISSQISTIQADTRASVEAIHEVGAIIRNINEIQSAIAGAVEEQAATMNEISRNSLEASSGSEEIARNIGTVSEAAQSSAGVATQTNSAAAELSNLADGLRAIVAEFKVDASGDSPAARVVAPPPARATTGSSRSTTTMRKRRRTPEPIAA, encoded by the coding sequence ATGCACTCGAACGACGGACCTTCCAGTCCCCTCACGAAAATGCCCACCCAGTCTCAGCAGCGCTTCTCGCGACTCACGATCAAGAGCCGACTCACTTTCGGCTTCGCTTTGGTCCCCGCCATCATGGTCGGACTCATCACGGTCGGAGTCCTCCGCGTAAACTCGATCAGTGAGAGCCTCGAAGTGATCAACGACGTGAACAGCGTGAAGCAGCGCTACGCGATCAACTTCCGTGGCAGCGTGCACGACCGGGCGATCAGTCTGAGAGACGTCGTGCTCGTGCGCGAAGGTCCCGGTACGGATCGCGCCTTGCGGGAGATCGAGGATCTGACCGCGGCATACACCGCTTCGGCCGTACCGCTGGATGCGATTTTCGACAGCGGTGCGAACGTCTCCGACCAAGAGCGCACCCTCCTCGCCGACATCAAGGAGATCGAGAGTCGGACCCTCCCGCTCATCGAACGCGTGGTCGCGGAGCAAAAGGTCGGCAACAGCGCCGCCGCGCACGCTCTACTCATGGATCAGGCGGCTCCGGCCTTCGTCACTTGGCTCGCGCGCATCAACAAGTTCATCGACTACCAAGAGGCGGCCAATCGCGCCGAATCGACGGTCGCTCGGGCCAATGCCGACGGCTTTCAGCGTCTCATGTTGGTGCTTTGCGCATCCAGCATCGTGATGGCCGCCGCGGTTGGATACTTCATCGTCCGCTCGATCGTTCGCCCCATGCAGGCAGGGGTGGAGTTCGCCGAAGCCCTCGCCAAAGGCGACCTCACACGCAGCCTCGCCAACGACTCGCGCGACGAGATCGGACAGTTGGCCGCCGCCCTCGATCGCATGGGCGGACATCTCCATCACACGTTCGACAAACTCGGTTCCGATGCCGAGATGCTCACCTCGGCCGCGCAAGGACTGGCGACCGGCAGCGAACGCCTCACGGTCGACGCCGAAGCCACGGCTACGCAGGCCAACCGCGTCGCCCAAGCCGCCGCGGAAGTCAGCAAGAACGTCTCGTCGGTCGCCTCCGCCTCCGAAGAAATGACGGCGACGATCCGCGAGGTCGCCAAACAGGCGAGTGATGCCGCCGCCGTCGCCCGACGCGCCGAAGAGATCGCCGGCCGCACCAATGCGACCATCGACAAACTCGGCAGCAGCAGCGTCGCCATCGGCCAAGTCATCAAAGTGATCAACAGCATCGCCGAGCGCACCAACCTCCTCGCACTCAACGCCACGATCGAAGCCGCACGCGCCGGCGAGGCCGGCAAGGGTTTCGCCGTCGTCGCCCACGAGGTGAAGGAACTGGCACGCCAGACCGCCACCGCCACTCACGAAATCAGCTCCCAGATCTCGACCATTCAGGCCGACACGCGTGCTTCCGTGGAAGCGATCCACGAGGTCGGAGCCATCATCCGCAACATCAACGAGATCCAGTCCGCCATCGCCGGTGCCGTGGAGGAGCAAGCGGCCACGATGAACGAGATCTCGCGCAACTCGTTGGAGGCGTCCAGTGGCAGCGAGGAGATCGCGCGCAACATCGGCACCGTGTCCGAAGCGGCGCAATCCTCCGCCGGTGTCGCCACGCAGACGAACTCGGCCGCAGCCGAGTTGTCCAACCTCGCCGACGGACTCCGTGCCATCGTCGCGGAGTTCAAGGTCGACGCCTCCGGCGATTCCCCTGCCGCCCGAGTCGTGGCGCCGCCCCCGGCGCGCGCGACGACCGGGTCCTCGCGATCGACCACGACGATGCGCAAGAGAAGGCGGACTCCGGAACCGATCGCGGCCTGA
- a CDS encoding DoxX family protein: MQSKILFFGGVVFPGFLSNSAFAILRVVAGLGMALGHGLGKVPPSDGFIGAVGAMGFPLPFVFAWAAGLAELVGAILVAVGLATRPAALFVTITMGVAAFVRHAGDAFADRESSLLYGAVFLVFTVLGAGRVSVDALIRRS, translated from the coding sequence ATGCAGAGCAAGATCCTGTTCTTCGGCGGCGTTGTCTTCCCCGGTTTCCTCTCCAACTCGGCCTTCGCGATCCTTCGCGTCGTGGCTGGTCTGGGCATGGCTCTGGGACACGGCTTGGGCAAAGTGCCGCCGTCGGACGGTTTCATCGGCGCAGTCGGTGCGATGGGGTTTCCCCTGCCGTTCGTGTTCGCATGGGCGGCCGGTCTCGCCGAACTCGTCGGCGCGATCCTGGTCGCGGTCGGCCTCGCGACCCGACCGGCAGCACTCTTCGTGACGATCACCATGGGCGTAGCCGCCTTCGTGCGGCACGCGGGTGACGCCTTCGCCGATCGGGAGTCGTCGCTGCTCTACGGCGCGGTTTTTCTGGTCTTCACCGTCCTCGGCGCGGGTCGGGTGAGCGTGGACGCATTGATTCGGCGGTCCTGA